Sequence from the Arthrobacter pigmenti genome:
GGAGCTCCCAACGGCGCGTCTGCTGCGTCAACCCCTCGCACCGGCACATTGGATCCCGGCAGGTACGGCAGAACATCCGGCAGGATATCCCGCTCGAAGACCGTTGGCGTCAGATACAGGGCCGCGACAAACGCGATGAGCGCAGCGGTGCGAACCCGAAGCTTGAACGCGGAAGACCGAGTACGACGACGGCGGGCGGGTAGGCGGTTCGAATCCTCGCCGTCCCAAACTCCCATGTGCCTTCACTTCTCATAACGGATGCTCTGGCCTGCTGTGCCTGAAAGCCAATCCTGTCAGAAACTCCTGAAAGGCATCCTCTTCGTTCGCTTTTGACCGCCGCCTGGAATGGTGCGTGAATTTTCTGCGTTAGCAGAAGAACATCAACGAAAGGAGTTGTCATGTCGCGCATTGCCGTCATCGGAGGGCATGGGAAGGTCGCGCTTCAGTTGGCCCGCATCCTGACGGGTGGAGGCCATGAGGTTAGTTCCATCTTCCGCAACCCCGGCCATAGGGCGGACGTGGAATCGACCGGCGCCCAGCCTGTTGTCGCGGATGTGACTCAGCTTTCGAGCAGCGAATTGGCTGATGTCCTGCGAGGGCACGACGCCGTCGTGTGGTCTGCCGGGGCTGCCGGCAGCAGTCCGGAAGACACTTACGCGATTGACCGTGATGCCGCTATCCGTTCGATGGATGCGGCGAAAGAGGCGGGTGTTGACCGCTATGTCATGGTTTCCTACCTCGGTGCGCGGAAGGACCACGGCGTTCCTGAGGACAACGGATTCTTCCACTATGCGGAGGCGAAGGCAGCGGCTGACGATTATCTGCGCGGGACGGACCTTTCCTGGACCATTCTTGGTCCGGGCGCACTCACTACCGATCCTGGGACCGGGGCCATTGAGGTGTCGACCGAGCCGGAGCAGGATTCGGTAGCCCGCGAGGACGTCGCCCAGGTTGCTGCCGCCGTGCTGAGCAACCCCGGCACCGTGGGGAAGTTCATCCAGTTCAACACCGGCGCCACGCCTATCGCTGAAGCAGTCGAGGTTGCGTAGCCACGCCGTCGGGGTCCGGTAATCCTCACTGGGTGAGGATTACCGGACCGTCCTTTGTTATTGCG
This genomic interval carries:
- a CDS encoding SDR family oxidoreductase is translated as MSRIAVIGGHGKVALQLARILTGGGHEVSSIFRNPGHRADVESTGAQPVVADVTQLSSSELADVLRGHDAVVWSAGAAGSSPEDTYAIDRDAAIRSMDAAKEAGVDRYVMVSYLGARKDHGVPEDNGFFHYAEAKAAADDYLRGTDLSWTILGPGALTTDPGTGAIEVSTEPEQDSVAREDVAQVAAAVLSNPGTVGKFIQFNTGATPIAEAVEVA